A single genomic interval of Arthrobacter methylotrophus harbors:
- a CDS encoding SDR family NAD(P)-dependent oxidoreductase, with amino-acid sequence MTEKTRFIGKTVVVTGASRGQGAAEARALASEGATVIIADVTDAVGQALAEEISAGGGHASYQHLDVTSASDWASLRETLVAAGRGLDGLVNNAGISVPGRLANVTLEAWNNSFAVNVTGAMLGIQTLSPIMNQGGSIVNVGSIASLIAYHNVAYSAAKWALRGLSKTAAVELAHQGIRVNMIHPGYIKTPINADMPAAFLNTQLALTPAGRGGRVDEVADLVLFLLSADSSFISGSEIPIDGGFTSHGGNKPIFDAIDAAAAN; translated from the coding sequence ATGACAGAAAAAACACGCTTCATTGGTAAGACGGTGGTCGTCACCGGCGCTTCGCGGGGGCAGGGCGCCGCAGAGGCACGCGCTCTGGCGTCAGAAGGTGCCACAGTCATTATTGCCGACGTGACGGACGCAGTGGGCCAGGCTTTGGCCGAAGAAATCTCAGCCGGTGGCGGACACGCAAGCTACCAGCATCTGGATGTCACCTCCGCGTCGGATTGGGCCAGCTTGCGCGAGACCCTCGTGGCCGCCGGCCGCGGGTTGGACGGGCTCGTCAATAACGCTGGAATCTCTGTTCCTGGGCGCCTGGCCAATGTCACCCTCGAGGCGTGGAACAATTCCTTCGCCGTCAACGTGACTGGAGCTATGCTCGGAATCCAGACCCTGAGTCCCATCATGAACCAGGGCGGTTCGATTGTGAATGTCGGCTCGATTGCGAGCCTGATCGCATACCACAATGTGGCATACAGCGCGGCGAAGTGGGCTCTCCGTGGCCTGTCGAAGACCGCCGCGGTTGAGCTGGCCCATCAGGGAATCAGGGTAAACATGATTCACCCGGGGTACATCAAGACGCCGATCAACGCCGACATGCCCGCCGCATTTCTCAACACTCAACTCGCTTTGACCCCGGCAGGCCGGGGAGGGCGCGTGGATGAAGTGGCGGATCTTGTCTTGTTCCTGCTGTCAGCGGACTCCAGCTTCATTAGCGGCAGCGAGATCCCGATCGACGGCGGATTTACCTCCCATGGAGGTAACAAGCCCATTTTCGACGCTATTGATGCTGCTGCGGCGAACTAG
- a CDS encoding MmgE/PrpD family protein: MVTAELPAAKGAQADATLSERFARFVAGLVFADLPPAVTEKARICLLHQLGMGLAAHGIACVGQAAHIAAREQARPTATMLHGGERTSAMNAAFANGALFHARVQDDTHHTAHLGTAVISAALAVAEERGANGADLLAAMVAGYEIAGGLSREYTALTTPRGIRATGVFGVIGAAAAAAKLMGLNEADTAHALGIAAGFACGTSEPFGAGSPEFHFNNGQAAKNGILAAIMAEEGVTAASTAFEGVAGYLQAYAGDRTEPFRAAAELGQTYEILNVNLKPLPVCAGNQVPVRNAKILAERIGDISQVQSIRIEMNPYEANHPGIAGYGPFRNRVNTLMSTPFCVALGLLGTDITLAAMESYDDPGVRRLVCLSKVVAADDLRMLQSRITVRLLDGSEFENTLALGERDWRPSFAQEAGLLAAMNAEMPIDAERLSDLVEHVQNIGEAASVDQLVWLCVAYPTEQ; the protein is encoded by the coding sequence ATGGTGACGGCTGAATTGCCCGCAGCGAAGGGGGCGCAAGCGGATGCGACGCTGAGTGAGCGGTTCGCACGATTCGTGGCTGGGCTTGTGTTTGCCGATCTGCCCCCTGCGGTGACGGAAAAGGCACGGATTTGTCTGCTCCATCAACTGGGGATGGGGCTGGCGGCGCACGGTATCGCGTGCGTTGGCCAGGCCGCCCACATCGCCGCCAGAGAGCAGGCGCGGCCGACGGCAACGATGCTGCACGGGGGAGAGCGCACCTCGGCCATGAACGCTGCCTTCGCCAATGGCGCCCTCTTCCACGCCCGGGTCCAGGACGACACGCACCATACCGCCCACCTTGGAACCGCAGTCATCTCCGCCGCGCTCGCCGTGGCTGAGGAACGTGGAGCAAACGGCGCTGATCTGCTCGCTGCCATGGTTGCCGGTTATGAGATTGCTGGTGGCCTCAGCCGTGAGTACACGGCGTTGACCACGCCCCGCGGAATCCGGGCAACCGGCGTTTTCGGTGTGATCGGCGCGGCCGCAGCCGCGGCTAAACTTATGGGCCTCAACGAGGCGGACACCGCTCACGCACTGGGAATCGCTGCGGGCTTTGCCTGTGGAACGAGCGAGCCTTTCGGCGCGGGCAGCCCGGAGTTCCACTTCAATAACGGGCAGGCCGCAAAGAACGGCATCCTCGCTGCCATCATGGCGGAGGAAGGTGTGACAGCGGCCAGCACGGCATTCGAGGGCGTGGCAGGCTATCTTCAGGCCTATGCGGGAGATCGCACCGAGCCGTTCCGGGCCGCTGCAGAGCTGGGGCAGACGTATGAAATTCTCAACGTGAACCTCAAACCACTCCCCGTGTGTGCCGGAAACCAAGTGCCGGTCAGGAACGCCAAGATCCTCGCCGAGCGGATCGGTGACATCTCGCAGGTGCAATCCATCCGGATCGAAATGAACCCGTATGAGGCTAACCACCCGGGAATCGCGGGATATGGGCCTTTCCGGAACCGGGTGAACACCCTGATGAGCACCCCGTTTTGTGTGGCGCTTGGACTCTTGGGGACCGATATCACGCTGGCAGCCATGGAAAGCTATGACGATCCGGGTGTGCGTCGCTTGGTGTGCCTTAGCAAGGTGGTTGCCGCTGACGATTTGCGGATGTTGCAGTCCCGCATCACAGTCCGGCTTCTGGATGGCAGCGAATTTGAGAATACGCTGGCGCTGGGGGAGCGGGACTGGCGTCCGTCCTTCGCCCAGGAGGCAGGGCTTCTGGCAGCCATGAATGCCGAAATGCCCATCGACGCCGAAAGGCTGAGCGATTTGGTGGAGCATGTGCAAAACATTGGCGAAGCCGCGTCGGTGGATCAGCTAGTGTGGCTCTGCGTGGCCTACCCGACAGAGCAATAG
- a CDS encoding HtaA domain-containing protein has product MSDDKRTDGGILRWGIKKSLREYVAGPADGQFTVNGSVVPLDVESFGFPATASAYDISTGLGMLRFEGTVEFTGHHGMRVATVTDPWIQITPEGAVLSTVRWPGRAARIVLANLVLGQPTHENGRLAWHNVSATLSTEGGEIFGDVYAAGEALDPISIEVLAN; this is encoded by the coding sequence TTGAGTGACGACAAACGTACTGACGGCGGGATCCTCCGCTGGGGCATCAAGAAGAGTCTGCGTGAATACGTTGCCGGGCCCGCGGACGGTCAATTTACCGTCAATGGAAGCGTGGTGCCACTGGATGTTGAGTCTTTTGGTTTCCCTGCCACGGCGTCCGCTTATGACATCTCCACCGGGCTGGGAATGCTCCGATTCGAGGGCACAGTGGAATTCACGGGCCACCACGGCATGCGCGTGGCCACGGTGACCGATCCTTGGATTCAGATCACTCCGGAGGGTGCGGTTCTTAGCACTGTCCGGTGGCCCGGGCGTGCGGCCCGGATTGTCCTGGCCAACCTGGTCCTCGGACAGCCAACGCATGAGAACGGTCGTCTGGCTTGGCACAACGTGTCGGCGACACTCTCCACCGAGGGTGGAGAGATCTTCGGCGACGTCTACGCGGCCGGCGAGGCACTGGACCCCATCTCCATCGAAGTCCTGGCGAACTGA